A window of the Deinococcus sp. KNUC1210 genome harbors these coding sequences:
- a CDS encoding SDR family oxidoreductase — translation MNVQNAVALVTGANRGLGLAFAEALLERGASKVYAAVRDPGSVHMPGVVPVRLDVTSAADITAAVPACPDVTLLINNAGILRQDGARLLDDGSLEALRAEFETNVVGPLELSRAFAPVLARQGGGAIVNVLSALSWVNFPGAASYSVSKAAAWSLTNGLRGELRAQHTQVLAVHVGYIDTDMASAVQGPKVAPAEVVRQTLNGLEAGQDEVLADEVSRQVKQGLSGRPTVPQ, via the coding sequence ATGAACGTACAGAATGCCGTTGCCCTCGTGACCGGTGCCAATCGTGGCTTGGGATTGGCCTTTGCTGAGGCGCTGCTGGAGCGGGGAGCGAGCAAGGTCTATGCCGCTGTGCGCGATCCCGGCAGCGTCCACATGCCCGGTGTCGTTCCGGTCCGGCTGGACGTGACCTCAGCCGCTGACATCACGGCAGCGGTCCCGGCCTGCCCAGACGTGACACTGCTTATCAACAACGCGGGCATTCTGCGACAGGACGGCGCACGCCTGCTGGACGACGGGAGTCTGGAAGCGCTGCGGGCCGAGTTCGAGACGAACGTCGTCGGACCGCTGGAACTGAGCCGGGCGTTTGCGCCGGTACTGGCCCGGCAGGGCGGGGGAGCCATCGTCAATGTCCTGTCGGCCCTGAGCTGGGTCAATTTCCCCGGCGCGGCCAGCTACAGCGTCTCGAAGGCAGCCGCGTGGTCGCTGACCAACGGGCTGCGCGGCGAATTGCGGGCGCAGCATACGCAGGTGCTGGCAGTTCATGTCGGCTATATCGACACTGACATGGCGAGCGCAGTACAGGGTCCGAAAGTCGCGCCTGCCGAAGTGGTGCGGCAGACCCTGAACGGGCTGGAAGCGGGTCAGGATGAGGTACTGGCCGACGAGGTCAGCCGTCAGGTGAAGCAGGGGCTGTCGGGCCGACCGACGGTGCCGCAGTAA
- a CDS encoding TetR family transcriptional regulator C-terminal domain-containing protein: MREQLLESGLETLHERGFNATAVQDITEAAGVPKGSFYNHFVSKEELGAAVVQRFVLTNQPIREMLSDETLAPLERLRAYFTALVETALQRQRYRGCLLGNFATELSGQSSLIRTEVDGALSQWTDAVATVIAEAQQAGQLTDPQPAADLAAFIINAWEGSVLRFKVQQDPAPLHLFLKTVLHKLLV, encoded by the coding sequence GTGCGTGAACAATTGCTGGAGAGTGGACTCGAAACGCTCCACGAGCGCGGCTTCAATGCCACGGCGGTGCAGGACATCACCGAGGCGGCAGGGGTGCCCAAGGGATCGTTTTACAACCACTTCGTCAGCAAAGAGGAACTGGGCGCGGCAGTGGTGCAGCGCTTTGTCCTGACCAACCAGCCGATCCGCGAGATGCTGTCCGACGAAACTCTTGCGCCACTGGAGCGGCTCAGGGCGTATTTCACTGCGCTGGTCGAGACCGCGTTGCAGCGTCAGCGCTACCGGGGCTGCCTGCTGGGCAACTTCGCCACCGAACTCTCGGGCCAGAGTTCCCTGATCCGCACCGAGGTCGATGGAGCGCTGAGCCAGTGGACCGACGCGGTTGCCACGGTCATCGCCGAAGCGCAGCAGGCTGGACAGCTCACCGATCCTCAACCCGCTGCCGATCTCGCCGCATTCATCATCAATGCCTGGGAAGGATCGGTGCTCCGGTTCAAAGTGCAGCAGGACCCGGCTCCGCTTCATCTGTTTCTGAAGACGGTGCTGCACAAACTTCTTGTCTGA
- a CDS encoding MIP/aquaporin family protein: MPLSRVLLAELLGTFALVFFGPGAAVVDAQTAALGHTGVALVFGLIVTVIIAALAPISGAHINPAATFALVLAGKFPLARAVPYLLAQLLGASLAGFVLLALFGLKGQLGVTVPAGSVAQAFTLETVLTFFLLLVALRSGLPWAVGGTVALEALMGGPITGASMNPARSFGPALASGIWTAHWLYWAAPLLGAGLAVAANHLLSPSQPLEPHPQLAQEFAPQVETH; encoded by the coding sequence GTGCCGCTCTCCCGTGTGCTGCTGGCCGAACTGCTCGGCACCTTTGCACTGGTGTTTTTCGGCCCGGGAGCAGCGGTGGTGGATGCTCAGACGGCGGCCCTGGGTCATACGGGCGTGGCACTGGTGTTCGGCCTGATCGTCACGGTCATCATCGCAGCGCTCGCGCCCATCAGCGGCGCACACATCAACCCGGCGGCCACCTTCGCGCTCGTGCTGGCCGGAAAATTTCCGCTGGCACGCGCCGTCCCGTATCTCCTCGCGCAGCTGCTCGGGGCGTCTCTGGCAGGCTTTGTTCTGCTCGCGCTGTTCGGCCTGAAAGGTCAGCTCGGCGTAACCGTTCCGGCGGGCAGCGTCGCTCAGGCGTTCACCCTGGAAACCGTTCTGACATTTTTTCTGCTGCTGGTGGCGCTGCGGAGCGGCCTTCCGTGGGCGGTCGGAGGCACGGTGGCACTGGAAGCGCTGATGGGCGGTCCTATCACCGGAGCCAGCATGAATCCGGCCCGGAGTTTTGGCCCGGCCCTCGCCAGCGGCATCTGGACGGCGCACTGGCTCTACTGGGCAGCGCCGCTTCTGGGAGCCGGTCTGGCTGTGGCCGCCAATCACCTGCTCAGTCCGTCGCAGCCGCTCGAACCCCATCCCCAGCTGGCTCAGGAATTTGCGCCCCAGGTAGAAACTCACTGA
- a CDS encoding arsenate reductase ArsC gives MNVPPRVLILCTHNSARSQMAEALTRDAARHLALPLDVHSAGTEATRVKDDAKTVMAEIGLDLSSHTSKTLFDVPDPWNFDYVLTVCDSAAEACPVYPGNTVRLHYPFVDPSGGSLDRWRAVRDQLRVHFEGFVRSLKEGQPVPASYEDSPVVSVS, from the coding sequence ATGAATGTTCCTCCCCGTGTGCTGATCCTGTGCACCCATAACAGCGCCCGCTCACAGATGGCCGAAGCGCTGACACGTGACGCTGCTCGGCATCTGGCGTTGCCGCTCGACGTCCACTCGGCGGGAACGGAAGCCACCCGTGTCAAGGATGACGCGAAGACGGTGATGGCCGAGATCGGTCTGGACCTGTCGAGCCACACCAGCAAGACCCTGTTCGATGTGCCCGACCCCTGGAACTTCGATTACGTGCTGACCGTCTGTGACAGTGCCGCCGAAGCCTGTCCGGTCTATCCGGGGAACACCGTTCGCCTGCATTACCCCTTCGTCGATCCGTCCGGCGGCAGTCTGGACCGCTGGCGTGCGGTGCGTGACCAGCTGCGAGTTCACTTCGAGGGCTTTGTCCGCAGCCTGAAGGAAGGTCAGCCGGTTCCCGCTTCCTATGAAGACAGTCCTGTCGTCTCGGTCAGCTGA
- a CDS encoding helix-turn-helix transcriptional regulator — MTRPASSAVLDQLKALSHEIRFELVRFLAGGEHCVCDLEALLDLPQSKVSYHLGILRDAGLIVSEQRGKNTYYSLCQEPLFRLGGELLSEVFRSPVALTHQEKSIC, encoded by the coding sequence ATGACTCGTCCCGCTTCCTCCGCCGTGCTGGACCAGCTCAAAGCGTTGTCCCACGAGATTCGCTTCGAACTGGTGCGCTTTCTGGCCGGAGGTGAACACTGCGTCTGCGACCTTGAAGCGCTGCTCGATCTACCGCAGTCGAAGGTTTCGTATCATCTGGGGATCCTGCGCGATGCGGGGTTGATCGTGTCGGAGCAGCGCGGCAAGAACACGTATTACAGCCTGTGTCAGGAGCCGCTCTTTCGGCTGGGAGGCGAGCTTCTGAGCGAGGTCTTCCGTTCTCCCGTCGCCTTGACGCATCAAGAGAAATCGATATGCTGA